The proteins below are encoded in one region of Pseudophryne corroboree isolate aPseCor3 chromosome 8, aPseCor3.hap2, whole genome shotgun sequence:
- the LPAR4 gene encoding lysophosphatidic acid receptor 4, whose product MGNYSNNNNTCLIDDSFKYNLYGAVYSVVFILGLITNCASLCVFCFKMKMHNETAIYMTNLAVSDLLFVFTLPFKIFYNFNRHWPFGDTLCKISGTAFLTNIYGSMLFLTCISVDRFLAIVYPFRSRTIRTRRNSAIVCAGVWILVLSGGISASLFSTTNVSNTSTTCFEGFSKSIWKTYLSKITMFIEVVGFIIPLILNLTCSSLVLRTLRKPETLCQIGTNKEKVLKMIVVHVAIFVVCFVPYNSILFLYALVRSQAIANCSVERFARTMYPITLCLATLNCCFDPFVYYFTSKSFQKSFNINPLIKMDNLFKTDSAKMVLRVTQEELTEQMNVNNGGDLMSESNFKD is encoded by the coding sequence ATGGGAAActacagcaataataataatacctgcCTCATTGATGACTCTTTCAAGTATAACCTCTATGGAGCGGTTTATAGTGTGGTATTTATCCTTGGGTTGATCACAAACTGTGCTTCCCTCTGTGTCTTCTGCTTTAAAATGAAGATGCACAACGAAACTGCCATTTATATGACCAACCTTGCCGTGTCTGACCTACTGTTTGTATTCACCCTTCCTTTCAAAATATTTTATAACTTTAACCGCCACTGGCCCTTTGGTGACACTTTGTGTAAAATATCAGGCACGGCATTCCTGACCAACATCTATGGAAGCATGCTTTTCCTCACTTGTATCAGTGTGGATCGATTTCTGGCAATCGTCTACCCATTCCGTTCCCGTACCATCCGAACAAGAAGAAATTCTGCCATTGTCTGTGCTGGCGTTTGGATTTTAGTGCTCAGCGGAGGTATTTCAGCATCTCTCTTTTCCACCACCAATGTGTCCAACACAAGCACCACTTGTTTTGAAGGCTTCTCCAAAAGCATCTGGAAAACCTATTTGTCGAAAATCACCATGTTTATTGAAGTGGTTGGTTTTATCATACCATTAATTCTCAATCTTACCTGCTCCTCGTTGGTTTTGAGGACTCTGAGGAAGCCTGAAACCCTGTGCCAGATTGGAACCAACAAAGAAAAAGTTCTGAAGATGATAGTAGTCCATGTCGCCATTTTCGTGGTGTGTTTTGTGCCGTACAACTCCATCCTTTTTCTTTATGCTTTGGTCCGCTCGCAAGCAATAGCTAACTGTTCTGTTGAGAGGTTTGCACGGACAATGTATCCCATTACCTTATGCTTGGCGACCTTGAACTGTTGTTTCGATCCTTTTGTTTATTATTTCACTTCCAAATCATTTCAAAAGTCCTTTAACATTAATCCGCTGATAAAAATGGATAACCTCTTTAAGACTGACTCCGCAAAAATGGTTTTGCGAGTAACACAAGAGGAACTAACTGAACAAATGAATGTTAACAATGGGGGAGATCTGATGTCAGAGTCTAATTTTAAGGACTAG